In one Nicotiana sylvestris chromosome 8, ASM39365v2, whole genome shotgun sequence genomic region, the following are encoded:
- the LOC138875727 gene encoding uncharacterized protein, producing MAPKKKERIGQEANANATSGVADDSLLYDAGECSHPAIALPDSSTPEQTTPVPTPVEGTTIPPVDTSVPPPAPVSGSGISDGDIRGDIQMLTQLVASQAQRSNVAPSLSSQQGDSTSSRVNIFLQLDTPVFTGANPEEDPQDFIDEMHKTFREDSREEGSPPVRWSEFVDAFIDHFLPSETRAARAAEFENLRQGNRSLWDYHMEFAHLSKYAIHMFTTMEARMRRFVQGLNSLTINEASRTTLNSDMNYGKMVAFAQAIKNRKLKNRMEREARRTPAPIGCGAARGGVQSIRGPNQFYAMSGRQTAEASPDIVTGILTIQSHDVYALIDPGSTLSYVTPFVAMEFGIEPE from the exons atggcacctaagaagaaagagagaattgGCCAGGAAGCCAATGCCAATGCCACCTCAGGAGTGGCTGATGATTCCCTGCTTTATGATGCGGGTGAGTGTAGCCACCCTGCTATTGCTCTACCGGATTCTTCTACTCCGGAGCAGACTACCCCAGTTCCTACACCTGTGGAGGGTACCACTATCCCTCCTGTTGATACCTCTGTCCCACCTCCAGCTCCAGTTTCCGGTTCTGGTATTTCTGATGGGGATATTAGGGGAGACATTCAGATGTTGacccagctagtggcctctcaAGCCCAGAGGTCAAATGTTGCGCCTAGTTTATCCAGCCAACAAGGGGATTCTACTAGTTCTAGGGTGAACATATTTCTTCAGTTAGACACTCCAGTGTTTAcgggtgccaatccagaagaagaccctcaggattttattgatgagatgcacaagaccttCAGG GAAGATTCCCGCGAGGAGGGGAGCCCTCCGGTGAGGTGGAGCGAGTTTGTTGATGCCTTCATTGATCATTTCCTGCCATCTGAGACAAGGGCAGCCCGGGCAGCAGAATTTGAGAATTTAAGGCAAGGTAATAGAAGTTTGTGGGAttaccacatggagtttgctcaCTTGTCCAAGTATGCCATTCATATGTTTACCACAATGGAGGCCAGGatgcgccggtttgttcagggccttaattctttgactattaatgaggcttctagGACTACATTGAATTctgatatgaattatgggaagatggtagcATTTGCTCAGGCCATAAAAAACCGTAAACTAAAGAAcagaatggagagagagg CTCGACGTACCCCAGCACCAATAGGGTgtggtgcagctaggggtggtgTGCAGAGTATAAGAGGACCCAACCAGTTCTATGCTATGAGCGGTCGCCAGACtgcagaggcttctccagatattgttacaggtattctgactatccaatctcatgatgtgtatgcacttattgaccctggttccaccttgtcctatgttaccccttttgttgctatggaattcGGGATAGAACCAGAATAG